A genomic stretch from Chitinophaga lutea includes:
- a CDS encoding purple acid phosphatase family protein — MSEKHVTDRRNFLGTLTKAGIMGSIGLTPLAAAAKAVTDTEAAIEPAAYAFACPPYLQNPEPTAVTIMWMSNRPSYAWVEHGETETLGKTAHHSEGGIVDSYNTLHRVRLENLQPDTTYYYCVKSKEIADFQPYKLTYGETISSQMFSFKTPARKPQEVSWLVLNDIHDRPQSIPHLVGLNKDPYDFVFFNGDIFDYQTDEKQIIDHLLQPAGQAFASVKPFIFTRGNHETRGKFRRELGNYFDGPYYFTKTWGPVHFTVIDTGEDKTDDHPVYAGIVDFDKYREQQAEWFQKVVQTPEFKKAPFRVVMMHIPHYYSGDWHGPMECRRLFAPLFEKHKIDLFLAGHTHRYGVHQPVAGQHAYPIVIGGGPKDGNRTLIKVKAMNKDLNLVMLKDDGTEVGKVDLRSKR; from the coding sequence ATGAGCGAAAAACACGTTACCGACCGCCGGAATTTCCTCGGCACCCTGACCAAAGCCGGCATCATGGGCAGCATCGGCCTTACGCCGCTGGCCGCCGCCGCCAAAGCCGTTACGGACACCGAAGCGGCCATCGAACCGGCCGCATACGCATTTGCCTGCCCGCCGTACCTCCAAAACCCGGAGCCCACGGCCGTTACCATCATGTGGATGAGCAACAGGCCCTCCTACGCATGGGTGGAGCACGGGGAAACCGAAACGCTGGGAAAAACGGCCCACCACTCCGAAGGCGGGATCGTAGACTCCTACAATACCCTGCACCGGGTGCGCCTCGAAAACCTGCAGCCGGACACCACTTACTATTATTGCGTCAAATCGAAGGAAATCGCTGATTTCCAGCCTTATAAGCTCACCTACGGCGAAACCATCAGCAGCCAGATGTTCAGTTTCAAAACACCGGCGCGCAAACCGCAGGAAGTGAGCTGGCTGGTGCTGAACGACATTCACGACCGCCCGCAAAGCATCCCCCACCTGGTGGGCCTGAACAAAGACCCGTACGATTTTGTGTTCTTCAACGGGGATATATTCGACTACCAGACGGACGAAAAACAGATCATCGACCACCTGCTCCAACCCGCCGGCCAGGCCTTCGCTTCGGTGAAACCCTTCATCTTCACCCGCGGCAATCACGAAACCCGGGGTAAATTCCGCCGCGAACTGGGGAATTATTTCGACGGCCCCTACTATTTCACGAAAACATGGGGACCGGTGCATTTTACGGTGATCGATACGGGAGAAGACAAAACGGACGACCACCCCGTGTATGCCGGCATCGTCGATTTCGACAAATACCGCGAACAGCAGGCAGAATGGTTCCAGAAAGTGGTGCAGACGCCGGAGTTCAAAAAAGCGCCTTTCCGGGTGGTGATGATGCACATCCCGCATTATTATTCGGGCGACTGGCACGGCCCCATGGAATGCCGCCGCCTCTTCGCGCCGCTGTTCGAAAAACACAAAATAGACCTCTTTCTCGCCGGCCACACCCACCGCTACGGCGTACACCAGCCGGTGGCCGGGCAGCACGCCTACCCGATCGTGATCGGCGGCGGGCCCAAAGACGGCAACCGTACCCTGATCAAAGTGAAAGCGATGAATAAGGATTTAAATCTCGTGATGCTGAAAGACGACGGAACGGAAGTGGGGAAAGTGGATTTGAGGAGTAAAAGATAA
- a CDS encoding RNA polymerase sigma-70 factor — protein sequence MYMNTDVNNEYATEDDVRLSELVSQGDEAAFRRLFNKYHQPVFGYAVKLTRSREIALDAVQEVFMKTWLNRGGLDAGLSIKAYLFTAIRNYVFDYLKKAMHSEKLRQHILYHQPGSEAGTDHRVIIRELEAAQAKVIESLPPQRRQIFKMSRLEGLSHEEIANRLGISRNTVKDQIVKASRVIREQLGGHNHMLVAIAIAVAFQTEM from the coding sequence ATGTATATGAACACTGATGTGAACAATGAATACGCCACGGAAGATGATGTGCGCTTAAGCGAACTGGTCAGCCAGGGCGACGAAGCCGCATTCCGCCGCCTGTTCAACAAGTACCATCAACCTGTTTTCGGTTATGCCGTCAAACTGACCCGCTCCAGGGAAATAGCGCTGGATGCGGTGCAGGAGGTTTTTATGAAAACCTGGCTCAACCGCGGCGGCCTCGATGCCGGTTTGTCCATCAAAGCCTACCTTTTCACGGCCATCCGCAATTACGTGTTCGATTATCTTAAAAAAGCCATGCACAGCGAAAAGCTGCGCCAACATATCTTATATCACCAGCCCGGCAGCGAGGCGGGTACAGACCACCGGGTGATCATCCGGGAGCTGGAAGCCGCGCAGGCGAAGGTAATCGAGAGCCTTCCGCCGCAACGCCGGCAGATTTTTAAAATGAGCAGGTTAGAAGGCCTGAGCCACGAAGAAATAGCCAACAGACTAGGCATTTCCCGGAATACAGTGAAAGATCAGATTGTAAAAGCGTCACGCGTGATACGCGAACAATTGGGCGGCCATAACCACATGCTGGTCGCCATAGCCATAGCAGTAGCCTTTCAGACCGAAATGTAA
- a CDS encoding TolC family protein, which produces MPRIKIFLLSLCTFATVSLSAQQQMVLHDVVGMAQRSSPSYYRAQSRAMNSLYAYRYFRAGQLPQLLLDLQNNSSPLGETVEVLQPDGKIEYRRRSTSNTSLGLGLRQIVPWTGGSFSVRSDLARFDQFSPDKRTAYLATPFSINYNQPSVVYNPYYWERKISPIVYEESKRTYIEDLERVALDASDYFFAALSAQVQEKIYQLNVQNTDTLYKISKGRFDLGKIAENELLQIELSLLNASNSLEQATLQKEIAYQELKRFLNMPKDAAIELSLPNNTPLFNVPLDKAIAEAGNNRQSVLEFRRRRLQAEQDVAEARGNSGYSLNLRAQLGQSNNDSTFGGVYRGGDVQQNLSVGIAIPIMDWGRARNRVRQAKANRDLIEIDVQQAERSFEQEVYLQTQQFNIQKKLLASAAKADTIAQLRYEITKQRYLIGKISITDLNLAQSEKDGASQNYIRALRSFWNAYYTVRRLTLYDFEQDRKIRYEFMER; this is translated from the coding sequence ATGCCTAGAATAAAGATTTTTTTACTGTCGCTTTGCACCTTTGCCACCGTTAGTCTATCCGCGCAACAGCAAATGGTGCTGCACGATGTGGTGGGCATGGCGCAGCGCAGCTCGCCTTCCTATTACCGCGCCCAGAGCCGCGCCATGAACTCGCTCTATGCCTACCGGTATTTCCGGGCCGGCCAGCTGCCGCAGCTGCTGCTGGACCTGCAGAATAACAGCAGCCCGCTCGGTGAAACCGTGGAAGTGTTGCAGCCGGACGGGAAAATCGAATACCGCCGCCGGTCTACTTCCAATACCTCCCTCGGCCTGGGCTTGCGCCAGATCGTGCCCTGGACGGGTGGTTCCTTTTCCGTGCGGTCAGACCTCGCACGGTTCGACCAGTTTTCTCCCGACAAGCGCACCGCCTACCTGGCCACACCTTTTTCCATCAACTACAACCAGCCGTCGGTGGTCTACAATCCCTATTACTGGGAACGGAAAATATCGCCCATTGTCTACGAAGAAAGCAAGCGCACGTATATCGAAGACCTGGAAAGGGTGGCGCTCGACGCATCCGATTATTTCTTCGCGGCGCTTTCCGCCCAGGTGCAGGAAAAGATCTACCAGCTCAATGTGCAGAATACCGACACGCTGTATAAAATCTCCAAGGGCCGCTTCGATCTCGGGAAGATCGCCGAAAACGAACTGCTGCAGATCGAGCTGAGCCTGCTGAACGCCAGCAACTCCCTGGAGCAGGCCACTTTACAGAAAGAGATCGCGTACCAGGAGCTGAAACGGTTTTTGAATATGCCGAAAGACGCGGCGATCGAACTGTCGCTGCCTAACAATACCCCCCTGTTCAATGTGCCGCTGGACAAGGCGATAGCCGAAGCCGGCAACAACCGGCAGAGCGTACTGGAGTTCCGCCGCCGGCGGCTGCAGGCGGAGCAGGATGTGGCCGAGGCGCGGGGCAACAGCGGGTATTCGCTCAATCTCCGCGCGCAGCTGGGGCAGTCGAACAACGACTCCACTTTCGGCGGTGTATACCGCGGTGGCGACGTGCAGCAGAATCTTTCCGTAGGTATCGCCATTCCGATCATGGACTGGGGCCGGGCACGCAACCGGGTAAGGCAGGCGAAGGCCAACCGCGATCTCATCGAAATAGACGTACAGCAGGCCGAGCGCTCCTTCGAGCAGGAAGTGTACCTGCAAACGCAGCAATTCAATATCCAGAAAAAACTGCTCGCCAGCGCCGCCAAGGCGGATACCATCGCCCAGCTGCGGTATGAGATCACCAAGCAGCGCTACCTGATCGGTAAAATCTCCATCACGGACCTCAACCTCGCCCAATCCGAAAAAGACGGCGCCAGCCAGAACTACATCCGCGCCCTGCGCTCCTTCTGGAACGCATATTATACGGTGCGGCGCCTGACGCTGTACGATTTTGAGCAGGACCGGAAAATCCGGTACGAGTTTATGGAAAGGTGA
- the atpD gene encoding F0F1 ATP synthase subunit beta, with protein sequence MPNTGKIKQIIGPVVDVHFEGKLPEIYNALELTRENGQKVVLEVQQHLGEDSVRTVAMDSTDGLVRGMAVTDKGAPIKMPTGDAIKGRLFNVVGEAIDGLGQLDTTNGAPIHRQPPRFEDLATDTEVLFTGIKVIDLIEPYAKGGKIGLFGGAGVGKTVLIQELINNIAKGHAGLSVFAGVGERTREGNDLMREMIEANIVRYGDKFKESMEHGGWDLASVDREALKESQATFIFGQMNEPPGARARVALSGLTMAEYFRDGDGTAGGGRDILFFVDNIFRFTQAGSEVSALLGRMPSAVGYQPTLATEMGLMQERITSTKNGSITSVQAVYVPADDLTDPAPATTFSHLDATTVLSRKISDKGIYPAVDPLDSTSRILSPAIVGESHYNCAQRVKMILQRYKELQDIIAILGMDELSDEDKLTVSRARRVERFLSQPFHVAEQFTGLKGVLVPIEETIRGFNMIMDGEVDEYPEAAFNLVGSIDDAIEKGKKLLASAK encoded by the coding sequence ATGCCTAACACAGGTAAGATCAAACAAATCATCGGTCCCGTTGTGGACGTGCATTTTGAAGGAAAATTGCCCGAAATTTATAACGCCCTCGAACTCACCCGTGAAAACGGCCAGAAAGTGGTGCTGGAAGTGCAGCAACACCTGGGCGAGGACAGCGTTCGTACCGTAGCCATGGACTCTACCGATGGCCTGGTGCGCGGTATGGCCGTTACCGACAAAGGCGCCCCCATCAAAATGCCTACCGGTGATGCCATCAAAGGCCGTTTGTTCAACGTGGTAGGTGAAGCGATCGACGGTCTGGGCCAGCTGGACACGACCAACGGCGCTCCCATCCACCGTCAGCCTCCCCGTTTCGAAGACCTCGCTACCGATACTGAAGTGCTCTTCACCGGTATCAAGGTAATCGACCTGATCGAGCCTTACGCAAAAGGTGGTAAAATCGGTCTGTTCGGCGGTGCGGGTGTAGGTAAAACCGTATTGATCCAGGAGCTGATCAACAACATCGCAAAAGGCCACGCCGGTCTGTCCGTATTCGCCGGTGTAGGGGAGCGTACCCGTGAAGGGAACGACCTGATGCGCGAGATGATCGAAGCCAACATCGTACGTTACGGTGATAAATTCAAAGAATCCATGGAGCATGGCGGCTGGGACCTGGCGTCCGTAGACCGTGAAGCCCTGAAAGAATCACAGGCGACCTTCATTTTCGGCCAGATGAACGAACCTCCCGGCGCCCGTGCGCGTGTGGCCCTCTCCGGTCTGACCATGGCGGAATACTTCCGCGATGGCGACGGTACCGCAGGTGGCGGCCGCGACATCCTCTTCTTCGTAGACAACATCTTCCGTTTCACCCAGGCAGGTTCCGAAGTATCCGCGCTGTTAGGCCGTATGCCTTCAGCGGTAGGTTACCAGCCCACCCTGGCCACTGAAATGGGCCTGATGCAGGAGCGTATCACATCCACCAAAAACGGTTCCATTACCTCCGTACAGGCGGTATACGTACCGGCGGATGACTTGACCGACCCGGCTCCGGCAACTACCTTCTCCCACCTGGATGCTACCACCGTACTGTCCCGTAAGATCTCCGACAAGGGTATTTACCCTGCGGTGGATCCCCTGGACTCTACCAGCCGTATCCTGAGCCCCGCTATCGTGGGTGAATCTCACTACAACTGCGCACAGCGTGTGAAAATGATCCTCCAGCGCTATAAAGAGCTGCAGGACATCATCGCCATCCTCGGTATGGACGAGCTGAGCGACGAAGATAAACTCACCGTATCCCGCGCCCGCCGCGTGGAGCGTTTCCTGAGCCAGCCCTTCCACGTGGCAGAGCAGTTCACCGGTCTGAAAGGCGTACTGGTTCCCATCGAGGAAACTATCCGCGGTTTCAACATGATCATGGACGGCGAGGTAGACGAGTATCCGGAAGCAGCCTTCAACCTGGTAGGTTCCATCGACGATGCTATCGAAAAAGGCAAGAAACTGCTGGCTTCTGCCAAATAA
- a CDS encoding SusD/RagB family nutrient-binding outer membrane lipoprotein has translation MTRNITRYIVAALVVMAAGCSKFEEINTNPDKPTHVTSGMLATRLILNITKDDISTQKGFLQNFMLSKYIAWSEFPENTQYNKFGRTDFDGLVILNNVPQMIKYATDQQKYNSYKGLGHFLRAWRFFQHTMRVGDMPYSQALLGESENIIQPKYDSQKEVFKGILAELDSADVLFSKGGKFDGDPVYNGDVAKWRKLANTFQLRVLINLYKKTGDADLKVKERFQQIVTGRPVFESNADNFALKYSDKAGQKYPFFKEGNQFIIYNMVTDVLINRLKTLQDRRLFYYAKPSPVQITAGKPVNDWDAYKGVDPAAIYSDLSKVASSKDFSGMNERYTEIPQGEPFCLLSYAQLKFMLAEAGVRGWITGAEGYYKQGITAAMEFVASNTPEDVRFHHNMKIDAAYILTYLAGPGVVFAATPAAQLEQIITQQYIATFLHAPFSGYYEYRRTGYPALPVNPASNQNVMPDRIPKRWLYPQKELDYNGEHVKSAIGAQYGGNDDVNADMWILKD, from the coding sequence ATGACCAGAAATATCACACGATACATCGTAGCTGCATTGGTTGTTATGGCGGCCGGATGCTCCAAGTTTGAAGAGATCAATACCAACCCGGACAAACCGACGCACGTAACGTCCGGCATGCTGGCCACCAGACTGATCCTGAACATCACCAAAGACGACATCTCCACGCAGAAAGGGTTCCTGCAAAACTTTATGCTGAGCAAATACATCGCCTGGTCCGAGTTCCCGGAGAACACGCAGTACAACAAGTTCGGTCGTACCGATTTCGACGGGCTGGTAATACTGAACAACGTGCCGCAGATGATCAAATATGCTACCGACCAGCAGAAGTACAATTCGTATAAAGGGTTGGGCCACTTCCTACGTGCCTGGAGATTTTTCCAACATACCATGCGGGTAGGTGATATGCCATATAGCCAGGCTCTGCTCGGTGAATCGGAGAATATCATCCAGCCCAAATACGATTCGCAGAAAGAAGTGTTCAAAGGCATCCTGGCCGAACTGGATTCCGCCGACGTGCTGTTTTCCAAAGGTGGCAAGTTCGATGGCGATCCGGTATATAACGGCGATGTGGCCAAATGGCGCAAGCTGGCCAATACCTTCCAGCTGCGCGTGCTCATCAACCTGTACAAAAAAACTGGCGATGCCGATCTGAAAGTGAAGGAACGTTTCCAGCAGATCGTGACCGGCCGCCCCGTGTTTGAAAGCAATGCGGATAATTTCGCGCTGAAATATTCCGACAAGGCAGGGCAAAAGTACCCCTTCTTCAAGGAAGGCAACCAGTTCATCATCTACAACATGGTGACCGACGTGCTGATCAACCGCCTGAAAACGCTGCAGGACCGCCGCCTGTTCTACTACGCGAAACCTTCGCCGGTACAGATCACGGCTGGCAAGCCGGTGAACGATTGGGATGCTTACAAAGGCGTGGACCCCGCCGCTATTTATTCCGACCTCAGCAAAGTGGCCAGCAGCAAAGATTTCAGTGGTATGAACGAACGTTATACCGAAATTCCGCAGGGCGAACCGTTTTGCCTGCTGAGTTATGCGCAGCTGAAATTCATGCTGGCCGAAGCAGGCGTAAGAGGATGGATCACCGGCGCGGAAGGATATTACAAGCAGGGCATTACCGCCGCAATGGAGTTCGTGGCTTCCAATACACCGGAAGACGTGCGTTTTCATCACAACATGAAGATAGACGCTGCCTACATCCTGACCTACCTGGCCGGCCCCGGCGTGGTGTTTGCAGCCACACCTGCCGCCCAGCTGGAGCAGATCATCACGCAGCAATACATCGCCACCTTCCTGCACGCACCGTTCAGCGGGTATTACGAATACCGCCGCACCGGCTACCCGGCCCTCCCGGTAAACCCGGCCTCCAACCAGAACGTGATGCCCGACCGTATCCCCAAACGCTGGCTGTACCCGCAGAAAGAGCTGGACTACAACGGCGAGCACGTGAAGTCGGCCATCGGCGCGCAGTATGGCGGGAACGACGATGTGAACGCGGATATGTGGATATTGAAAGACTAA
- a CDS encoding FecR family protein, with protein sequence MEEREHIKTLFIRLAEGDATAAEKEQISEYLLEGGSADDLPMPDELQAYGPQMTVEEADQLFTAITAAPVRYRRLTWPRVAAAAVLVGAIATLCLYWFSRRPADTLYTAEGVSKTVHLSDGSVVQLKAGSVLKVPGRFGKDKRDVEITGAAFFTVEADAGKPFIVHTPHAFDVEVLGTAFNVDARGGKAKVVLTRGSVKVMAATQKAIREMVLKPGEMADFDPAARTLSRRPVNTLFYSAWSDHLMTFRNETLAGVAQHIREEFGQELRFADPSLQQLVFTGYLSSADIRETIKTLEQTFDLQAQRINQTIILIQKKTK encoded by the coding sequence ATGGAGGAAAGGGAACACATTAAAACACTCTTTATTCGTTTGGCCGAAGGCGACGCCACAGCCGCAGAAAAGGAGCAGATCAGCGAATATTTGCTGGAGGGCGGGAGCGCCGATGACCTTCCCATGCCTGATGAACTGCAGGCTTACGGCCCGCAGATGACGGTGGAAGAGGCAGATCAGCTCTTCACGGCTATTACCGCAGCGCCGGTCCGTTACCGCCGCCTCACCTGGCCGCGGGTCGCTGCCGCCGCCGTATTGGTCGGTGCCATCGCTACCCTCTGCCTGTACTGGTTCAGCCGCCGGCCGGCCGATACCTTGTACACCGCCGAAGGCGTCTCCAAAACCGTCCACCTCAGCGACGGCTCGGTGGTGCAATTGAAAGCAGGTTCCGTATTAAAAGTACCCGGCCGTTTCGGGAAAGATAAAAGAGACGTGGAGATCACCGGCGCCGCCTTCTTTACGGTAGAAGCCGATGCCGGGAAGCCCTTCATCGTGCATACACCGCATGCGTTTGACGTGGAAGTGCTGGGAACGGCTTTCAACGTGGATGCCCGCGGCGGCAAAGCCAAAGTGGTGCTCACCAGGGGAAGCGTGAAAGTCATGGCCGCCACGCAGAAGGCCATCCGTGAAATGGTACTGAAGCCCGGTGAGATGGCCGATTTCGACCCTGCGGCCAGGACCTTGTCGCGGCGCCCGGTGAATACTTTATTTTATTCCGCCTGGAGCGATCACCTCATGACCTTCCGCAACGAAACGCTCGCGGGCGTGGCGCAACACATCCGGGAAGAGTTCGGGCAGGAACTGCGGTTTGCAGATCCTTCGCTGCAGCAGCTCGTTTTCACGGGTTACCTATCATCAGCTGATATTAGAGAAACGATAAAAACACTGGAACAGACTTTTGACCTGCAGGCACAACGTATCAACCAAACAATCATCCTAATTCAGAAAAAAACAAAGTAG
- a CDS encoding SusC/RagA family TonB-linked outer membrane protein has product MRITLLGGLILLGSHQFAYSQTYATSKMIPARTYGASAQQTSLSTLLADLEAALNVKFSYNAALIGHKKVRAASAATLIKNGWDRELRERLQQVGLTMTPNGLQHYIIKPVEAIPFVQQHTITAPVERIEVRGVIKDSATQAALPGVAVGIKGTLIGTMSSPNGEYSLKNVPDNAVLVFNMLGYRALEVPVNGRSSINIEMATENRVLDQFVVTALGIKREEKSLGYAVQKISGDAVQTVKGTNIGTALTGKVSGLLIKNSTEFFQAPSIELRGASPLLVIDGVPYGNLSLRDISPDDIESMDILKGATAAALYGQRGGAGAIIIVTKKGNSGKGLSVSVNSNTMFTAGFLALPKGQTSYSAGLGGEYDPTDYVWGAKLDIGQKAMQWNPETKQMENMELTSRGKDNFRNFLETGYVTNNNISVAQTGEYGSFRVSMSHIHDKGQYPNAKLDMMNFTVGGEIKLGDRFSLESHMGYNKRLSPQIAGKGYGDQGYIYNILMWTGPEYDLSKYRDYWVTPHEKQNWMYNAWYDNPYLMAYEKLRGIDQNTLNASITMNYKLFEGAKVIFRSGWDYYGNNETRRNPKGINATRGWHALGMYSQNRATGYSTNNDLILTYDKKFGDFAVDALAGGTVYYYKDEYNNASTRNGLSIPGFYSLASSVERADVTASQSRKQVNSLFAKASLGWRNRVFLDVTGRNDWSSSLPKNTGSYFYPSYGASVVLSEFMQMPAWLTFWKVRGSWAQSKNDIPVYATNRTYTITSAAWEAYNAATYPTNLLGADSRPRTDRTWEIGSSAYFLKKRIRLDATYYNKFTYNLFKEDALISSASGFRVKAVNIDETYVRRGIEVTADATVLKQGKFQWETIVNWSTSRRYYKSLDSVYSADNLWTKVGARTDAATVYAWERDPQGNLIHQSNGMPLDSDYPTRIGYSDPDWIWGWGNTFTYGNFSLSFNFDGRVGGLLNNYTNSKMWDTGSHPDSDNPWRYDEVVNGKTNYVGEGVKVVSGSAQRDKYGQITKDDRVYAKNDKAVSYESYARNYQGGVAGGLLDPTFLKLRDLSLGYRLPASAAARIGARSASVAITGQNLLLKTKEFRFVDPDSGNDDVSSPSLRYIGMNLKVTF; this is encoded by the coding sequence ATGCGAATAACATTACTGGGCGGCTTGATCCTGCTTGGCAGCCATCAGTTTGCCTACTCCCAGACATACGCCACGTCGAAGATGATCCCTGCCAGGACCTATGGCGCCAGTGCGCAGCAGACCTCGCTGAGCACGTTGCTGGCCGACCTGGAGGCCGCGCTGAACGTGAAGTTCAGCTACAACGCGGCACTGATCGGACATAAAAAAGTACGTGCCGCCAGTGCGGCCACCCTGATCAAAAACGGCTGGGACCGCGAGCTCAGGGAGCGCCTGCAACAGGTGGGGCTGACCATGACGCCGAACGGCCTGCAGCATTATATCATCAAACCGGTGGAAGCGATCCCGTTCGTGCAGCAGCATACGATCACTGCGCCGGTGGAGCGCATCGAAGTACGCGGTGTGATCAAAGACTCCGCCACACAAGCCGCCCTCCCGGGCGTGGCGGTAGGCATCAAAGGCACGCTCATCGGGACCATGTCCAGCCCCAACGGCGAGTACAGCCTGAAAAACGTGCCCGATAACGCGGTGCTGGTTTTTAACATGCTGGGCTACCGCGCCCTGGAAGTGCCTGTGAACGGGCGTTCCTCCATCAACATCGAAATGGCTACGGAAAACCGGGTGCTCGACCAGTTTGTGGTGACGGCGCTGGGTATCAAACGCGAAGAAAAATCACTGGGCTACGCCGTGCAGAAAATTTCCGGCGATGCGGTGCAGACCGTGAAAGGCACCAACATCGGTACCGCCCTCACGGGTAAAGTATCGGGCCTGCTCATCAAAAACAGCACGGAGTTTTTCCAGGCGCCTTCCATCGAACTGCGCGGCGCCTCGCCGCTGCTGGTGATCGACGGGGTGCCGTACGGCAACCTTTCCCTGCGCGACATCAGCCCGGACGATATTGAAAGCATGGACATCCTCAAAGGCGCTACCGCCGCGGCTTTGTACGGCCAGCGGGGCGGTGCGGGCGCCATCATCATCGTCACCAAAAAAGGTAACAGCGGCAAAGGGCTTTCCGTTTCCGTGAACAGCAACACCATGTTCACCGCGGGTTTCCTCGCGCTGCCCAAAGGCCAGACCTCCTATAGCGCCGGCCTCGGCGGTGAGTACGACCCCACGGATTATGTATGGGGCGCCAAACTGGACATCGGGCAAAAAGCCATGCAGTGGAATCCCGAAACCAAACAGATGGAAAACATGGAACTGACCTCCCGCGGGAAAGACAACTTCCGCAACTTCCTGGAGACCGGGTATGTGACGAATAATAACATCAGCGTGGCGCAAACCGGCGAGTACGGGAGCTTCCGCGTATCGATGTCGCACATCCACGATAAAGGCCAGTACCCCAACGCCAAGCTCGACATGATGAACTTCACCGTGGGCGGCGAAATCAAGCTGGGCGACCGCTTTTCACTGGAAAGCCATATGGGTTACAACAAAAGGCTCAGCCCCCAGATTGCCGGTAAAGGGTATGGCGATCAGGGGTATATCTACAATATCCTGATGTGGACCGGTCCGGAATACGATCTCAGCAAGTACCGCGATTACTGGGTAACGCCGCACGAAAAACAGAACTGGATGTACAATGCCTGGTACGACAACCCGTACCTGATGGCGTACGAAAAACTGCGCGGCATCGACCAGAATACGCTCAACGCCAGCATCACCATGAACTATAAACTGTTCGAAGGCGCGAAAGTGATTTTCCGCAGCGGCTGGGATTATTACGGCAATAACGAAACGCGCCGCAACCCCAAAGGCATCAACGCCACCCGCGGCTGGCATGCGTTGGGTATGTATTCCCAGAACCGCGCCACCGGGTACAGCACCAACAACGATCTGATCCTGACATACGATAAAAAGTTTGGTGACTTTGCCGTAGACGCGCTCGCGGGCGGAACGGTGTATTATTACAAAGACGAGTACAACAACGCCTCCACCCGCAACGGCCTCAGTATTCCCGGCTTCTATTCACTGGCATCGTCTGTGGAAAGAGCCGATGTGACCGCTTCACAAAGCCGGAAGCAGGTGAACAGCCTCTTTGCGAAAGCCAGCCTCGGATGGCGTAACCGCGTTTTCCTGGATGTAACAGGGCGTAACGACTGGAGCTCATCATTGCCGAAGAATACCGGGTCCTATTTTTACCCTTCCTATGGCGCTTCAGTGGTACTGTCTGAGTTCATGCAAATGCCAGCCTGGCTTACATTCTGGAAAGTGAGAGGCTCGTGGGCGCAGTCTAAAAACGACATCCCCGTGTATGCTACCAACCGTACCTATACCATTACCAGTGCCGCCTGGGAAGCCTACAATGCCGCTACTTATCCAACGAATCTGCTGGGTGCCGACTCGAGGCCCCGGACGGACAGAACATGGGAAATCGGCTCCTCGGCGTATTTCCTGAAAAAAAGGATCCGGCTGGATGCTACTTACTATAATAAATTCACCTACAATCTGTTCAAGGAAGATGCCCTGATTTCTTCCGCATCCGGGTTTAGAGTCAAAGCGGTCAACATCGACGAAACGTACGTACGCCGCGGCATCGAGGTCACGGCCGATGCTACCGTGCTCAAACAGGGCAAGTTCCAGTGGGAGACCATTGTGAACTGGTCTACTTCCCGCCGGTATTACAAGTCGCTCGACTCCGTGTATTCCGCAGATAACCTCTGGACCAAAGTGGGCGCACGTACAGATGCTGCCACCGTGTACGCCTGGGAACGTGACCCCCAGGGTAACCTCATCCACCAAAGCAACGGCATGCCGCTCGACAGCGATTATCCTACCCGCATCGGCTACTCCGACCCCGACTGGATCTGGGGATGGGGCAACACCTTCACCTACGGCAACTTCAGCCTGTCTTTCAACTTCGACGGCAGGGTAGGCGGATTGCTGAACAACTACACCAACTCCAAGATGTGGGATACCGGGTCGCACCCGGACAGTGATAACCCCTGGCGGTACGATGAGGTGGTGAACGGGAAGACCAACTACGTTGGCGAAGGCGTGAAAGTGGTATCGGGCAGCGCGCAGCGCGACAAATACGGCCAGATCACCAAAGACGACCGGGTGTATGCGAAGAACGACAAGGCAGTGTCTTACGAAAGTTATGCCCGTAACTACCAGGGCGGCGTTGCCGGCGGCCTGCTGGACCCGACGTTCCTGAAGCTCCGCGACCTGTCGCTCGGCTACCGCCTGCCTGCCTCCGCGGCGGCGAGGATCGGCGCCCGCAGCGCCAGCGTGGCCATCACCGGGCAGAACCTGCTGCTGAAGACCAAGGAATTCCGGTTCGTGGATCCGGACAGCGGCAACGACGATGTGAGCTCTCCCTCGCTCCGTTACATTGGTATGAACCTCAAGGTGACCTTTTAA